CGGGACAGCGCGTCCGCATTGGCGTGCTTCTCACCAGCCCGGTGTTGGATCCGGTACTGAAACGCCTGGAGCTGCTCGATCCAACGGGcgacctgtccctccggctcccggaacgtcaggagccactgcagggcagCGTGGTCTGTGCGAATGGTGAAGGGGAGCCCGCAGAGATAGTGGCGGAAGTGGCGGAccccctccaccaccgcaagcagCTCCCGTCGGGTGACGCAATACCGGCGCTCTGCCTTGCTGAGCGACCGGCTAAAATACGCCACCACATGCTCCCCTTCTGGACCCGGCTTGGATAAGACAGCCCCGATCCCCTCGTTGCTTGCATCCGTGTCCAGCAGGAAGGGAGAACGGACATCCGGGGGAGCCAGCACCGGGGACTGGCACAGCGCATGTTGCAGGGAGGCGAACGCCTCCTGGCACGccggggtccactcaaagggctcgtctttcctcaggaggcggtgcaggggggcagcgatggtggcaaagccctgcacaaacctgTGGTAGTAGGACGCAAGCCCTAGGAAGCTTCTAACCTGCCGGGGGTTGACGGGAATAGGCCAGTCCCTCACTGCGGTGACCTTGTCCACCTCTGTCTGGATCCCCTCTGCTCCCACTCGGTGCCCGAGGAACGAGACCTCCTGGCGCATCAGCTGGCACTTTTCAGAGTGCAGTTTTAGCCCCGCTTTCCTCACTCGCCGGAGCACCTcatgcagggaggccagggcgTCCTGGAAGGTCCCTCCGTGGACTAGCAGGTCATCCAGGTAGACCAGGCACTCCGAGGGGGGTACTCCGGCCAGCACCTTTTCCATGAGCCGCTCGAACGTTGCGGGGGCGTtgcaaagtccgaacggcattacagtaaactgccacagaccccgtccagtggagaaggcagtcttcggCCGTGCAGAGGGATCCAGCGCAACCTGCCAGTAGCCGCTGCGGAGGTCCAGCGAAGAGAACCATCTAGAGCCGGCCACCAAGTCCAGGGACTCATCGATGCGGGgaagggggtaggagtccttctccgtCACATCGTTCACTCGCCGGTAATCGACGCAGAAGCGCCACTTGCCGTCCTTCTTCCGCACCATGACTACCGGCGAGGTCCAGGGGCTGTCGGACGGCTCAATGATCCCCGCTGCCTTCATCTCCtccagcacctgctctgtggCTTCCTGGAGGGCGAGTGGTTGGCGGCGAGGGCGCTGCTTAATGGGGCGGGCGGCTCCCGTCTCGATCTGGTGCTGCACCAGGTGTGTCCGCCCCACATCATCCGAGGCGGTAGCGAAACTGTGGCGATACTCATACACCAGTTCCCACAGCTGGCGACGCTCTTCTGTGCAAAGCCCTTCGCAGCTCCTGAGCCAAACTGCATGCACTGCGCTGAGAGCTGGGTCTTCAGGGGAGACTGGTGGCGGAGGGGAGATTGCTGGGGACGCTGAATTACTCCTGACAGTAGGGCGTGGCATGGCGGTATCCTCCCGCAGCCCTTGGGTAGCGGTTGGCGGTGCCGGGCAGGGTGGCGGGGCTGCCTGGGGGAGAGCTGCATTCCCCTGGGCCACGCTAGAACTGCAGGAGGGCGGCTGTACATGCTGGCGAGCATTGCGGCCTGAGGGTGGGCGTGTTGGCTGGCGAGCGTTGCGGCCTGAGAGTGGCCGTGTTGGCTGGCGAGCATTGCGGCCTGAGGGTGGCCATGTTGCGCTGGCACCTGAAGGCGGCTGTGCAAGCAGTAGCTCCTTCCGGAGTGGGGGCCGTCGAGACGCTGTATTGTCCCTGATGAGACTGGCGCATGATGGAGCCCGGGGGTGTGCTGAGGTCTCCCGTCTCATGGCGGCGGTCCGTTGTGTCCTCGGCAGATCCCGAAACTGTCGTGCGAAGGGGTCCCGACTCCGACCCAGCGGTCCAAGGGGTGAGGCTAAAGCTAAAGCCGGGCTCCCCTGTATGTGCAGTGTCCCGGTCCGGAGGTTTAGCTGTCCGCCTGTGTAGCGCAGGAAGTCCAGGCCCAGTATGCAGGGGTCCTGTACAGctgctacccagacagggtgGTGTACTGTCCGTCCAGCCACTTCAATAGCAAGGTTGCCCTTTCCTTGCATGGGGGCTAGCTCTCCAGTCACAGTGCGCAACTGCACGGTGGTGGGCTCCAGCCGGACCACTGCAGGGAGCACATCGGGGCGGATGAGAGTCACCGTGGAGCCAGTGTCCACGAGAGCAGTGCACGGGACCCCCTCAATGCGGACGGGGACATGGCAGAAGTCCCCGGCAGCGGTCCTTCCTACCGCTATAGCTGGCTGGCACTGTCTGTGGTCGGCTGTTTCCGTGAGGGGTGACGCCCTGCTCTGTCGGCCACACGGGTTAGTACTGGTGGCGGCCGCTGCAGATGGGTGGTCCGCGATTAATGGGACTGGACTGGGGGCACGCGTCGTCCCGTATATGCGGGCCCCTTGGCGTTTCCCTGCGGTTGCTGTGTCAGGTGTGGTGGTGgtgcagcagctgctgctgggcAGTGGCGCCGTAGGTGGCCAGGCTGTCCACAGCCCCAGCACAGCTGTGGGGGGGTCTCAGGAGTCCGAGCTGGCTGGGTGATCGCCGCCCTGATGAGGGTGGTAAGCTCCGGGGGCCAGGTGGGGTCAATGGTGCGGTACGGGGCCTCCTCTTCTTCTGCTTGGGCCATGCGAGCTCTAGGTGGTGTGTGGTCAGGCCGCCTCTTCTGCTGACCACTCTCGCTCCCAGGGGCATGGTCCCGCTCCCCCTCCTCGAGCACCGCCTCGACTCGTTCGGCGTGAGCCACGGcaagctctagggaggttggggcagcaAACCGGACCTGCTGACGTAGAGCGGTCGGGGTCAGTCCGCGAACAAAGGCCTCGACAGCCAGGTCCTCCTGGGTGGCTGGCGGGAACATTGGGTACCCCCTCCGGGCCAGGTACCGGACATCAGCAGCCAGTACGCCCAGTTTCTCTCCGGGAGCTCTAGTGTGGTTGGCCAGCTGCAGGCGCAACCCGACTGCGGGCTCCACTCTCCCAAAACGGCGTTCGAGAGCTGCGGTTAACACCTCGTATTGGGCCACCTCGTCTGGGCCCAAGTCCAGCAGAACCTGCAGCGCTTCTCCCTCTAATGCAGCCGCCAACTGTCCTGCTTTCTCCGTCGGCCCCCAGTCATTAGTGAGCGCTGCCATCCTGAATTTGACGTGGTACGCCTCCCACGGCGATCTACCGTCATATCGGCCTGCTTTCACTGGCTGCCGGCTCGCCCCTGGCAACATGTTcccctgtgacaggaatggctgagtgggtggtgGGAAGAATAAAAGAGACCAGTCCCGGCTTTTAGTTATAATAATCCGCGGCTTTATTGtgccacaacagaaaataatggagccgggatacacaacgatgtgtaacccggcaaccacaaagcaaaacaaacagggggaaattggaaaaaccaaaaacaacgaagaatgtcaataaaccaaaaacaaaacaacagtccgtccttcctccttTCCCCCAGGTACACAGGGCGGAACCAGTGCAGCACTTCCGGGTTTGCGCTCCTCCCGTCTCgctccggagcgtcccgttagtgctctaatggGTGCAATAAAACAAGGGGTTAACAGGGAACCTCTGTGCCACACAACCTTCCTTCTTATTTCCCTTCCCCTCGTTATTTGTACTCCGTCCGTTTACttccttcctttctctctctctctctctctctctctcgccgtcTCTCACgcagtaccttgccagaaggaacagaactccgggccacgcccccttttgtacgctccgtcccgctcccattgggcagcgcgggcaaccgccgttgaccaatgcgcgattgccacagcgctccccgtctgggttggtgacgttgcgcaccgtggacccgccccccttccaagatggccggcttccacctctcctggggatgtctgctcctcctccccagcaccgtcaccggtcggaagggagatctaaaacaagaattcactctctctttgtcacatatcccaccgctcagagtggagccgaaggaacactcggccaaacctaccattcccattactcccccctcccgggaaaaataatccgcattttggtgatctttcccagCACGATGCaccatatgatacatataaggctgcaatgccaaataccaccgagttattcgagcattgctatccttcatagtgcttaaccatctgagtggggcgtggtccgtgaccagatcaaatgaatgtcccagcaagtAATATCTAAGGGAGTGAgttgcccatttaatggctaaacactccttctccacaaccgaatagttgcgctcccgaggaagcatttttttgctgatatacagaatggggtgctccaccccgttaactctctgggacaagaccgcccccaaaccgacctctgacgcgtcagtatggaggaggaatctcttgctaaagtctggtgctattagcgcaggagcctggcacagtttttgtttaatggtctcaaacgccccctgacactcttctgaccacttaattaaatttggtgcacatttcttagtgaggtctaccaaaggattgaccacggtggcatactcggggataaagcggcggtaataaccagccaatcccaatagtgacctcacctgggatttGGTTTTGGGGACAGCCgcatccaccaaagcctggactttggtggctacgggtttcacccgtccattccccatgataaatcctaaatactgtgtttctaatttagcaaacgcacatttcctcaggttAGCTGTTAGCCCagcagcccttagagactgaaggacggcttccagtcgaattacatgctctctccaggtggagctatatataaccacatcgtcaatatacgctgctgcatactcacgatggggatgtaacacctcgtccatcagtctctgaaaggcagcgggcgcaccatgtagcccaaacggcatggttttaaaatggaacaaaccatccggagttgaaaatgcagttttctcacatgaATCACGagtcaaagggatctgccaatatcccttcgtcaggtccagagttgagataaacccggccgttcccagtcggtcgaggagttcatcgatccgaggcatggggtaggcatcgaacttggcgatagcattgacctttcgaaagtcgacacagaagcgattagtgccgtccttcttggccacgataacaataggactgcaccactcacttctggaaggctcaatgaccccaagttcaagcatcgccctcacctcgttctggacgccactccgccgactttctgggatccggtagggcctctcccgaacagtgacacctggcggagtaataacagcatatttggtaaggttagtcctgccgggcacatcagaaaacacatccccaaatttcccaatcaatTTACGTAATTCTActtgctgatccggaagtaactgtccccccattgaaatctggctggggctaggggcctctatacagggtccaaagtcatcctccatctcgcctggggctatgaataagacctcccttgccttccagggctttaataaattgacgtgataaatttctgttttattccggcgatcaggctgtctaatttcataattcactaatcctacagcccgtatcacctcatatggcccctgccatttagcacacagttttgactccaaTGATGGGAGAAGCAGCATCACTTTATCTCCGGGCCGAAaagttcgaattcgtgcattagtattgtaatgctgctgttgccgacgttgagccgatctaagattgtcttgagccaatcgaccaattaaatccaggcgatcacgcagtaggagcacatgctgcactacatttttagaggagcccttgtgttcttcccaaccttctctcaacaggtcgaggatgccccgtggctgccggccatacagcagctcaaagggggaaaatcccgttgagctctgaggcacctctctcactgcaaagaGGAGATAAGGGagaagagtagcccaatgtttctgctcctgactcacaaaccgtctcaacatttgcttcaaagtttggttaaaacgttccaccagtccatccgtttggggatgataaaccgacgtcctgatgggacgtatttttagaattttatacacttgctgtagcgttttcgataaaaagttcgttccatgatcagttaatatttcttttgggatccctactctagccataatctgacttaactctttcgcaattgcagtggcactagtggaccgcagcggaactgcttccgggtaccgcgtcgcataatccaccatcactaatatgtgtgtgtacccggaatcagaaggcagcactggcccaactatgtccattgcaacgcgttcaaagggaATGGAGACaatgggcagtgggaccaaaggggcggggcgcactcgacccggcgctactctctgacagtccgggcaggtagctacatatttcgccacctcggtgtagagccctgcccaataaaatcgagccagtatcctgtccctcgtcttgtcaacaccaagatgtcctgcaaaggggacgtcatgcgccagcctcatgacctctggtcgacaggacgggggaaccatcaactgtttgacaggctgtcctgtgcccggggcggggtttactctatatagcaagtgcccctctacaacgaaatgaggatataccagcgtcccaatgccatcaacatccttaccctcgatagaccggacctgttcccaagcgtgcaccagtgtggggtcgttgttttgctcccacactaggtccgcgcttgaggcccacacgtccgggatatcgacgggggctggagcagtctctgccctcgagggtccagtaacctcgcccgcccggtcacactATGTCCCCACTCCCTTCGAttggcgtttgggaccatcagaaCCTTCCCCCGCCAGTCCCCAGCCGTGTCTCATCGAGGCGCCctcccacttttccttccgtctctccttacgtgttttCCTAGGACGGAAAAGGGGAGAAAACAGTTCGGCGTGGAAAGGAAAAACGGTGCCAATGACTTCCTTTCCTCGGGAATCTGCCGTGtttacacgtgtggtcgaggctgccgatgCTTTTAGtaaatctttatattgcggccagtctcgacccagaataactggatgtggtaacttctcggccacccccactactaggtggcgctttatcggacctaccgataagtatacttttagagtggggtatgtcgccgtatccccatggatacaggagatcgccacctggccttgtggctgccacgacataccgccaaggagagctgttcgaatcagagtttgctcacaccctgtgtccactaatgcgtgggtactcACATTCCCCAgcgccacatcaacaatacacgggccctcccgaccatttccccatttcttacctgtctcagacgccaggtgacacgcagccacaTCGCATTCCATAGCGGCCGGGCAGTATCTCGCGATATGTCCCGACTGCTGGCACCTGAAACAGATTGGAGGGGCAGAGGGTGAGGATGGTACGTATCTGTCCCGCTGTTGGTATGTCAGCGGGGCAGGGGGagccattctaccccagctgggggccaacctctgcctccacgGTAAGGGGGCTGGATGACCCGACGGGACTGGTGATTTGCTGGGTCGTGGTCCTGGAGCGAAGTTCGGTGGTGGTCCTTTGGTAGAGGAGGGAGGGGTGCAGTCCAGCAACGTGGAGCGGGCGGACacgagggagtcctcaaaattctCCGCCAGGGCCACGGCCTGTTCCAGAGTGGTGGGATTGTGCCGGCGTATCCACGCTTGCGTCTCcgccccgaccacatggcaaaattgttccattacaatggcttcccccatctggatcccagttttctggctggggttcagccattgcgccatgtggtcgcacaatcgttgggccaccaccctgggccgggtgtttGCTGGTCGCTGGAACTCCCGGAAGCGGACTCGGtgggtctcccccgtgatattaaggcggcggaggatagcctgcttcactAACTCGTACTGGCTGGCGTCTTcatcagtcatggcccggtatGCTGCTTGCGCTTCTCCCATCAAGCAGGGGCCAAGTTGGcttgcccagtactcccggggccatgctgcggtggtagccagccgttcGAAGGCTACGAGGTAGGCttcggggtcatcctccgccgtcatcttctgagcccgggccttcggggccaCCATCACGGGGCCGGTTGCCgccgacgtcatccccatcccgaccctttcgatgagggctgtgtaccgctcctccctcctccgttcctcagcctccctccggctgtccaacgcctccagaATCGCGGATAAAGTGGTGGGGtccatcccacgatgacaccacgtgtgacaggaatggctgagtgggtggtgGGAAGAATAAAAGAGACCAGTCCCGGCTTTTAGTTATAATAATCCGCGGCTTTATTGtgccacaacagaaaataatggagccgggatacacaacgatgtgtaacccggcaaccacaaagcaaaacaaacagggggaaattggaaaaaccaaaaacaacgaagaatgtcaataaaccaaaaacaaaacaacagtccgtccttcctccttTCCCCCAGGTACACAGGGCGGAACCAGTGCAGCACTTCCGGGTTTGCGCTCCTCCCGTCTCgctccggagcgtcccgttagtgctctaatggGTGCAATAAAACAAGGGGTTAACAGGGAACCTCTGTGCCACACAACCTTCCTTCTTATTTCCCTTCCCCTCGTTATTTGTACTCCGTCCGTTTACttccttcctttctctctctctctctctctctctctctctcgccgtcTCTCACgcagtaccttgccagaaggaacagaactccgggccacgcccccttttgtacgctccgtcccgctcccattgggcagcgcgggcaaccgccgttgaccaatgcgcgattgccacagcgctccccgtctgggttggtgacgttgcgcaccgtggacccgccccccttccaagatggccggcttccacctctcctggggatgtctgctcctcctccccagcaccgtcaccggtcggaagggagatctaaaacaagaattcactctctctttgtcacatccCCCCACACCGGATATTCTCTCTCCCGTGATCGGCACGGGGCCCATGTCGGGGCTTAACGTCACGCTCTCTTGTCAGACACACGCTCAGTTCAGCAACCAATGTCCCATAGCTACTACAGCCATTTAGATCGACGGTGGTTAAACAATGTAAAGCCTCTTCTTCTAAACAAGCAATTAAATTACtggctttctctctgtctgtccagtTGTTTACCATTGCCATCATTTCAAACTGCTTTACAAAGTCTCGCCAATCGGCCTTACCGT
The sequence above is drawn from the Acipenser ruthenus chromosome 12, fAciRut3.2 maternal haplotype, whole genome shotgun sequence genome and encodes:
- the LOC131740027 gene encoding putative SCAN domain-containing protein SCAND2P, whose product is MDPTTLSAILEALDSRREAEERRREERYTALIERVGMGMTSAATGPVMVAPKARAQKMTAEDDPEAYLVAFERLATTAAWPREYWASQLGPCLMGEAQAAYRAMTDEDASQYELVKQAILRRLNITGETHRVRFREFQRPANTRPRVVAQRLCDHMAQWLNPSQKTGIQMGEAIVMEQFCHVVGAETQAWIRRHNPTTLEQAVALAENFEDSLVSARSTLLDCTPPSSTKGPPPNFAPGPRPSKSPVPSGHPAPLPWRQRKTRKERRKEKWEGASMRHGWGLAGEGSDGPKRQSKGVGT